The following DNA comes from Neoarius graeffei isolate fNeoGra1 chromosome 25, fNeoGra1.pri, whole genome shotgun sequence.
AGAAAAGAATTTCTTGTGCTGAAGCAGCTCTCTATAAACCATTATCACAATATCACAATCAAAAAGTCATTGAAAAAAGCTGTCACTGAAACTATcactgccattattattattattattattattttgcattcTTGTTTTTCCCgcccttatttttattttcatataaAATCTGAGAATTCGGAGTTTCTCAATAGGGTTGTGTTGTTCCACAAAATGCTGATTTTCAGAAATGGAAAGACAGATGTGATAGaaaatttgataaaaaaaaaaaaaggtttctgcTGAACCAGGGTGTGATGAAGGATTGCATGTTAACTTTTACattatttattgtatttaaaataaTGCGTTAGTGTGCTTATGAGGATCGAGTAAAATGCAAACACTAACTTTTCAGACATTTAGGTCAGGTTTATATTAAGTTTTTTTTTGAAGGAAAGCCAGGTTTATTTGCGAAGTGTGAGGGCGCTGCGTTGTCTGTGGTGTGATGTAactctttctgaaaaaaaaaaagcataaaagcGGAGAAACGAGGTTGTGAAATCGTAAGTAGAGGAAGGGGAAGGGagggggtggtgtgtgtgtgtgtgtgtgtgtgtgtatgtgtgtgtgtgtgtgtgtgtgtgtgtatgtgtgtgtgtgagagagagagagagagagagagagagagagagaagccgcAGGGAAACGCACCCGTTAACAGCgaataaagaaaaaagaaaaaaaggatacAGAAAGAGAAATCACGGACAAAGAAAACATGGACGCTGAGTGTATCCGTGCACATCTCCAACGGAGTTTGCTAGCAAGCCGTCGTGTCCACGAAATGAAGAACAATTAGGCCACATTAATGCCATGGTGGGAAGCGAGGCACTGCTACAAAGAGAGCTGTTTTTTTAACCCGTCCTCGGATTCCGGGAGCTTGCGATGGCTGTTGCAGGGAAATGTTGCAGCTGCGGGGAAAATGTGTCTCTTCTGTCATTTCTGACATTGATGCTCTGTGGTGGTCTTGCACTTGGACAAATGCGATATTCAGTTCAAGAGGAATCTGATAAAGGAGCGGTGGTGGGTGATATTGCGCAAGATTTAGGGCTGGATGTTGCAAAGCTCTCGACTCGAAGTCTCAAGGTAACGGCCGACGGAGGAAAACGGTATGTGGATGTGAATCCAAAAAACGGAAAACTGTTCGTAAACGAACGGATCGACCGGGAGGCGTTGTGTGACAAGAGCGGCGGCTGCGTTCTGAATTTCGATTTGCTTCTCGAAAACCCATCCGAGGTGCACAGCATCGAGGTGGAGGTGCTCGACGCGAACGACAACGCGCCGCAATTCCCGCGAGACGAATACCAGTTGGAAATAACGGAATCGGCGTCACCCACTTCTCGTTTTCCCGTCGAGCACGCGCTCGATCCAGATATCGGGACCAACTCGGTCCGATTTTACCGGCTTGGCCCAAACGAGCACTTTGCACTCGATTCCAGCAAACCGTCGCCCAACAGCAAGCACGTCGAGCTCGTGCTGAAAAAGCCCCTGGACCGCGAGCAGACGCCGTATCATCAGCTGATCCTGACAGCGTCCGACGGCGGCACACCAGCGCTGACAGGTACAGCGAAAATTAATGTGCGCGTCTTAGACTCGAATGACAATAATCCCGTGTTCGACAGCTCCGTGTACAAAGTGAAACTGCTGGAGAATTCACCGAAAGACACACTCGTTATTAAATTAAACGCCACGGATCAGGATGAGGGCACAAACGGagaggtgttttattcctttagCAGTTACACCCCGGAAAGGGTCAGGCAGGTGTTCAACATGGACACCAATACTGGAGAAATCCGAGTCCGGAACAATGTGGACTATGAGGATACCAACTCGTACGAGATGTACATCCAGGCCATGGACAAAGGACCGGCTGCAGTTGCGGCCCACTGCAAAGTGGTGGTGGACGTCGTGGATGTAAATGATAATGTTCCGGAGATTGTGCTCTCATCCCTGTCCAGCCCAGTGCGTGAGGATGCCCGTGCTGACACCGTTGTGGCCTTGATCAGTGTGACAGACCGGGACTCTGGCCCAAATAAGCAAGTGACGCTGGAGATCCCGCCTGGTCTTCCTTTCAGAATCAAGTCTTTCAGGAACTACTACACTTTAGTCACCTCTGCCTTCTTGGACCGCGAGACCACAGCAGCCTATAACGTGACTCTCAGTGCCACAGATGGTGGCACTCCTCCACTCTCCTCCCGGAAGACCATTCAGGTTGACGTGGCAGACGTTAATGACAATCCACCACGGTTTGAGCAGGCCTCTTACACTGTGTATGTTATGGAGAACAATGCACCTGGAGCCTCTCTTTGCACTGTCAAAGCTCTCGACTCAGATGTGAATGAAAACGCCCGCATCACCTACACCGTTCTGAATGACAACAACCACGGCATTCCTGTCACTTCCTATGTTTCCATCAAGCCAGACACAGGTGTGGCTTATGCGCTCCGCTCCTTTGATTATGAGTCACTGAGGGAGTTTCATTTCCAGATAAAAGCACAGGATGGGGGCATTCCGCCCCTTAGCCGTGTGGCCACTGTCTATATCTATGTAATGGACCAAAATGACCACACTCCAGAGATTGTGAACCCTCCAGCTAACGGGACACGTTCTACAGAAACAGTGCTTAAGAACATTGAAGCAGGTGCTCTGGTCACCAAGGTGGTAGCATATGATGCAGATGCTGGAAAGAATGCTTGGCTCATTTTTGCTTTGGATCAGTCTCCTGATCTGGACCTGTTCAAAGTGCACGAGCACACGGGGGAGATCCGTACCACACGTCGAGTCCTGGAAGATAACTCGACCTCATTCAGTCTCATTGTGCTCGTGAAAGACCATGGAGAGCCCCCACTCTCTTCTACTGCCACCATCAACATAGCTGTCATGGAGGTGCCACCTAAAGTCATCCCTGACCCCAAGAGGATAATTCGCCCTTACAGCACACCTCTGTTTTCAAATGTAACGCTCTACCTAATTGTAGCACTCAGTGCCACAACTTTTGTGTTTCTGGTCACAGTGGTGGTGTTGGCCATAGTACGGTGCCATGCCTATTGTACCCAACCTGGCTCATGTTCACCCTGCTGTGTGTCTCAGAAGAGCATCCAAGATAGTGTGTCTGGAGGAGGCGCAGGTGGAGGGTCTCAAGCCAACAACAATGTGGTCCTCAGGCGAGATCTCAAAGTTGAACCTCACTACATTGAGGTTCGTGGAAATGGCTCTCTGACTAAGACCTACTGTTACAAAACCTGCTTGACTGCCACATCAGGCAGCGACACATTCATGTTCTACAATACGGGCCGGCCCATCAGTGGGACCTGGGGTTCGGAGCGCTTTTTCACAAGTGGAAGTGGCTTTGTGCGCAGGCTCAGCATGCCAGATGCAGCAATCCAGGTGTGTTATGAGATGATTGTGTATATACACTTATGTATATGCAATCTGTCTAGATGTTCGACTTGCTAATAATCTGTTTTGTCAACTAGGCCTGAAAGAGCTTTTAGTTTTGATTACAGAACATGTACTTATGTTATAATCACATCTGGAATAGTTCCATGTACATGTGCAGGCCATTTGAACTTGATTTTCCTGGTTGCTTGGTGTACTTCTAATCTGAAGAACATCTGAAACTGTGGTGCATTACTCAGGCATATATACATCATGTACATGCTCCATGTATTTACATGTGGTTTATACATTACTTACTGGATTCATCAATGTCTTCTCTTTTTCGAATCTTGTGCCATTATTCAGAAGAAAATGGCATTTGTTGTGgcataaaagatattttggaatgtcaggataaagcggctatagagataatgagatgagataagatgagcaaATAAAAACATAGCTGAAGTATATGAACAAAACAAAAATGGTGTCTACCATCTGCCTGATACAAAAGAGACATCAAAAGAGCCTTTAAAGTCTGTTTTAGCTCTCTTTTTCTTATCGTCCTGGTTCATTGCCAGTATCGGCAAAATCCTACAGCAGCTTCCGAAAGTGGTGCCAAATACAGATGtacaaatatctttttttttttaaaaatctgtctaCTTTAATACAAAAAAGGTGCCATATTTTGCTCCACATTTTTGTGTACTTTCTTTCAGAATGAATGTGGCATCATGCACAGTGTTTGTGTACCATGTGGCCATGTGTAATTGCCGTGAAGTCATGTTCAGTGGAATGGACGGGAATATTGTAGGTCTTTTTTAATTGACTCTAATGTGAACTGCTTATTTGTTGTCCCATGGTCGATTTATTATATACTATATACAGTCAATTCCTGACAGGATTGCAATATTGGGATAAAGGATGAGTAGTCAGGGACTGATCCATAAGTTGTGTCGTCCATAACGGGATGGCTTCTCAGCCACATAGGAAGTGCGTGAAGCAGCAAGTTGGTGGATTAGAACCTTTAAGATATGGCTGTTATCTGGCGTATAGGAGAAATTAACCCCCTGCCTTTGATTCTCTGTTTGGCAAATTAGATTGTGTGATTTGTGCACATGCTCCCCACCCTGTCAATTCACCTGATTAAAGAATATTATTTATTCAGTTTATCTGGGTCATTCAGTAACACTTTAGCATAGCACATCATCCCCGGCCCAATTCTTTATTAGGACGAATATAAAAAGATTGGCTGATGAACTCCTTCACAAAGCTTTTTCTGTTGCTGAAGTGTATCAATAGTTCAGTGTGGATAGTTTGGCAGAAATGGAGGTCTTTTGGGCTCTCCATTCACATTCTCTGTAGAGACTTGAAAAGCGCTCTCTATTTTATCTCATTATGCTGTTCTGCAGAAGCACCGCATAATTATCTTCTGTACTCGGGGTTTCATAATGAGAATATTGTCTGGGTTTGCACAGCACAAAATTTGGTTCCGTTGCTGATGGTGGTTAGTCTGATTTCAGTGGCTGATGCTTTTGGGATGGAGGCTGCTATAATATCACATTACGAGGGATCAGCTGGTTAATTATGATGATGTCATTCTACTTAGAGGAAGTAAATTGGATAAAGGAAGGGCGCTTGGAGGATGAGTATATTGGCGTCCAGATGAAAAGGACTAAGTATGAGAATGAAAGGGAAATGTGATTTTTGGTAATATGGTGCATATGTGGAGTGCATGAGAGTCCGAAATTAAGGGTGAATGAGTAGTGATGGGACAAAATGAAGACGGTCGCAAATGTAGACCCATCTGCTGGATAACTGATGTGGCAGTAATTCACCAGTGTAGCCTCTGGGTCCTTCCAGGGCTTATGAGGTCctaaaccaacacacacacagacaaacacacacaagtACATCCAAATACTGCCTCAAACTGCAACTCTTTAAATCATGGGCCGGAGCTTATGAGAGTCTGTTAGATACAGATCATTTCAGAATGCAGAATGCAGACTCTTACAGAGCTCATGATTTATTGATGAATATCTATCTAACCCTGTTCCACCCCCCTCTCTCTACTTCTCAGCCCAAGGGACCGAATGCTGACTGGCGGTACTCTGCATCTTTGAGGGCAGGAGTGCAAAGGTAAGCACTTTTGTTCTTAATCTTTCCAAAGCTTTTCACTCTGTACCTCCCCAAAATGGTAC
Coding sequences within:
- the LOC132873161 gene encoding protocadherin alpha-C2-like isoform X1 — translated: MAVAGKCCSCGENVSLLSFLTLMLCGGLALGQMRYSVQEESDKGAVVGDIAQDLGLDVAKLSTRSLKVTADGGKRYVDVNPKNGKLFVNERIDREALCDKSGGCVLNFDLLLENPSEVHSIEVEVLDANDNAPQFPRDEYQLEITESASPTSRFPVEHALDPDIGTNSVRFYRLGPNEHFALDSSKPSPNSKHVELVLKKPLDREQTPYHQLILTASDGGTPALTGTAKINVRVLDSNDNNPVFDSSVYKVKLLENSPKDTLVIKLNATDQDEGTNGEVFYSFSSYTPERVRQVFNMDTNTGEIRVRNNVDYEDTNSYEMYIQAMDKGPAAVAAHCKVVVDVVDVNDNVPEIVLSSLSSPVREDARADTVVALISVTDRDSGPNKQVTLEIPPGLPFRIKSFRNYYTLVTSAFLDRETTAAYNVTLSATDGGTPPLSSRKTIQVDVADVNDNPPRFEQASYTVYVMENNAPGASLCTVKALDSDVNENARITYTVLNDNNHGIPVTSYVSIKPDTGVAYALRSFDYESLREFHFQIKAQDGGIPPLSRVATVYIYVMDQNDHTPEIVNPPANGTRSTETVLKNIEAGALVTKVVAYDADAGKNAWLIFALDQSPDLDLFKVHEHTGEIRTTRRVLEDNSTSFSLIVLVKDHGEPPLSSTATINIAVMEVPPKVIPDPKRIIRPYSTPLFSNVTLYLIVALSATTFVFLVTVVVLAIVRCHAYCTQPGSCSPCCVSQKSIQDSVSGGGAGGGSQANNNVVLRRDLKVEPHYIEVRGNGSLTKTYCYKTCLTATSGSDTFMFYNTGRPISGTWGSERFFTSGSGFVRRLSMPDAAIQPKGPNADWRYSASLRAGVQSSVHMEEASAVMQGAQGVLVQNWPTVSSAADGEAEGQLSPPVGAGINSNSWSFRYGAGPGYGPPQALKPGEIPPEAFIIPGSPAIISIRQDPGAMDDKGDFISFGKKEDPKKKKKKKKDKKDKKEKGKDDGEE